In Paenibacillus sp. FSL R7-0345, a single window of DNA contains:
- a CDS encoding XRE family transcriptional regulator codes for MNSKRPVTPYGWAIKQRLTEMQLDQKRFCELYGIPPYRLSNLIHGTRKAERYRRQVSELLNLPPS; via the coding sequence TTGAACAGCAAGCGTCCTGTAACTCCCTATGGCTGGGCGATCAAGCAGCGGCTGACAGAAATGCAGCTGGATCAGAAGAGATTCTGTGAACTGTACGGCATCCCGCCTTATCGCCTGTCCAATCTGATTCATGGTACACGAAAAGCCGAGCGTTACCGGCGCCAAGTATCTGAGCTTCTGAACCTGCCTCCGTCTTGA
- the ald gene encoding alanine dehydrogenase, whose translation MIIGVPKEIKNNENRVALTPAGVEALCKAGHKVLIEQSAGAGSGFSDSEYVGKGALVYAAAAQIWSEAEMVLKVKEPLPEEYGHFRKGLILFTYLHLAPEAELTKALVDGGVTAVGYETIQLTDGSLPLLIPMSEVAGRMAVQIGARLLEKPQGGKGVLLSGVPGVQPGEVVIVGGGIVGTNAAKMALGLGARVTVLDNNAARLRYLDDIFGGRLITVMSDSYHLEQAVHKADLLIGAVLIPGARAPKLVKEYMVQQMSEGSVIVDVAIDQGGSIETIDRTTTHENPTYVKHGVVHYAVANMPGAVARTSTLALTNVTVPYALQIANSGIHKAVLDNPALARGLNVVAGHVTNAAVAKSLGYEPIDGAEALAADGG comes from the coding sequence ATGATTATCGGAGTGCCAAAAGAGATCAAAAACAACGAAAACCGGGTAGCCCTGACCCCTGCCGGTGTAGAGGCCTTATGCAAAGCAGGCCATAAGGTGCTGATAGAGCAGTCGGCCGGTGCGGGCAGTGGCTTTAGTGACAGCGAGTATGTGGGAAAAGGGGCACTGGTGTATGCTGCGGCTGCTCAAATATGGAGTGAGGCCGAAATGGTGCTCAAGGTGAAAGAACCTCTGCCTGAGGAATACGGTCATTTCCGCAAAGGGCTGATTCTGTTTACTTATTTGCACCTTGCGCCTGAAGCGGAGCTTACTAAAGCACTGGTGGATGGGGGAGTTACCGCTGTAGGCTATGAAACAATCCAGCTTACAGACGGCTCGCTGCCGCTGCTGATCCCGATGAGTGAGGTTGCCGGCCGGATGGCGGTGCAGATTGGAGCAAGACTGCTGGAAAAGCCGCAGGGCGGCAAGGGTGTTCTGCTCAGCGGTGTACCCGGTGTACAGCCTGGTGAGGTGGTTATCGTGGGCGGCGGAATCGTAGGCACTAATGCGGCCAAGATGGCCCTTGGTTTAGGTGCGCGCGTTACTGTGCTGGATAATAATGCTGCCCGGCTTCGCTATCTGGATGATATTTTTGGCGGGCGTCTGATTACTGTCATGTCGGACTCCTATCATCTGGAGCAGGCCGTTCACAAAGCAGATTTGCTGATCGGTGCTGTGCTTATCCCTGGTGCCCGTGCACCCAAGCTGGTAAAAGAATATATGGTGCAGCAGATGAGTGAGGGCTCTGTCATAGTAGATGTGGCAATCGATCAGGGAGGTTCTATTGAGACGATCGACCGCACGACTACCCATGAGAATCCGACTTATGTAAAGCATGGTGTTGTGCATTATGCGGTAGCCAATATGCCCGGTGCGGTGGCCCGGACCTCCACGCTTGCCCTTACCAATGTAACAGTGCCCTATGCGCTGCAGATTGCAAACTCGGGCATTCACAAGGCAGTGCTTGATAATCCGGCGCTGGCCCGCGGGCTTAATGTAGTTGCCGGTCATGTCACGAATGCGGCGGTAGCCAAGAGTCTCGGCTATGAACCAATCGACGGAGCAGAGGCCTTGGCGGCAGATGGCGGATAA
- a CDS encoding ABC transporter ATP-binding protein codes for MLTVQGINVYYGAIHALKDLSIQVNQGEIVTLIGANGAGKSTLLKTLSGLLKPKTGSIEFLGKSVTGQSVQAIVKDGLIHCPEGRRVFANMSVEENLELGAYLQDGKSLTADFERVYSMFPRLLERKKQQAGTLSGGEQQMLAMGRAIMGHPKLLLLDEPSMGLAPLLVQDIFKIIQEVNAAGTTVLLVEQNAHQALKIAHRAYVLETGRVVLEGDAKELADSEEIRMAYLGH; via the coding sequence ATGCTCACAGTACAGGGAATCAACGTTTACTACGGTGCCATTCATGCATTGAAGGATCTCAGTATCCAAGTGAATCAAGGGGAAATTGTAACGCTGATCGGTGCCAACGGCGCCGGAAAGTCAACATTGCTCAAGACGCTGTCCGGGCTGCTTAAGCCTAAAACAGGGAGCATTGAATTTCTGGGCAAATCCGTTACCGGCCAGAGTGTCCAGGCGATTGTCAAAGACGGGCTGATTCATTGCCCTGAGGGACGGCGCGTGTTCGCCAATATGTCAGTGGAAGAGAATCTTGAGCTCGGAGCTTACCTGCAGGACGGCAAAAGTCTTACCGCCGATTTCGAGAGGGTCTACAGCATGTTTCCGAGGCTGCTTGAGCGCAAGAAGCAGCAGGCCGGAACGCTGTCCGGCGGGGAACAGCAGATGCTGGCCATGGGCCGCGCCATTATGGGCCATCCCAAGCTGCTTTTGCTGGATGAGCCGTCGATGGGGCTTGCTCCGCTGCTGGTACAGGATATTTTCAAAATCATACAGGAAGTCAATGCGGCCGGAACAACCGTCCTGCTGGTTGAACAGAATGCCCATCAAGCGCTTAAGATTGCCCACCGCGCCTATGTGCTGGAAACCGGAAGAGTGGTTCTGGAGGGGGACGCCAAGGAACTTGCGGATTCGGAAGAGATCAGGATGGCCTATCTCGGCCACTAG
- a CDS encoding branched-chain amino acid ABC transporter permease produces the protein MKKLNKKFWLGIIVALAFYGIVQVLLTTGIFNDVTRSMLLLVGVNVMLAVSLNLINGITGQFSIGHAGFMSVGAYTSAILTLDYNVPFVLAIIAGGIVAAIFGVLIGMPTLRLNGDYLAIATLGFGEIIRIVLLNTEYVGGASGLSGIPAKTTWTIIFLFTLFTVVLINNFIRSTHGRACLAIRENEIAAEAMGINTTMYKVIAFTIGALFAGMAGGLSAHTFYVITPGSFNFLKSFEILVMVVLGGLGSTAGSIVGAVFVTLLYTYLREFPEWRMIIYSIVLIMMMIFRPSGLLGKTKLNFGKLGKKEAKANGSIDSSTP, from the coding sequence ATGAAGAAGCTGAATAAGAAATTCTGGCTGGGCATTATCGTTGCCCTTGCGTTCTATGGTATCGTTCAAGTTCTTCTAACAACGGGAATATTTAATGATGTAACAAGGTCAATGCTGCTTTTGGTTGGCGTTAATGTCATGCTGGCGGTTTCGCTTAACCTGATTAACGGGATTACAGGGCAGTTCTCGATCGGGCACGCCGGCTTTATGTCTGTTGGCGCTTATACTTCAGCTATTCTGACGCTTGATTACAACGTACCGTTTGTGCTGGCTATTATTGCGGGCGGCATCGTAGCGGCGATCTTCGGGGTGCTGATCGGGATGCCTACGCTTCGGCTCAACGGCGATTATCTGGCGATTGCTACACTGGGCTTTGGTGAGATCATCCGGATTGTTTTGCTGAACACTGAATATGTGGGCGGCGCTTCCGGTCTGAGCGGTATTCCGGCAAAAACAACCTGGACGATCATTTTCCTCTTCACCTTGTTCACGGTTGTTCTTATCAATAACTTTATCCGTTCTACACATGGCCGTGCCTGTCTGGCAATCCGCGAAAATGAAATTGCCGCTGAAGCTATGGGGATTAACACCACCATGTACAAGGTTATCGCTTTTACCATCGGCGCGTTGTTCGCAGGGATGGCGGGCGGTTTATCGGCACACACGTTCTACGTTATTACTCCCGGCAGCTTCAACTTCCTGAAATCATTCGAAATTCTGGTCATGGTCGTTCTTGGGGGACTCGGCAGTACGGCGGGTTCAATTGTAGGAGCGGTATTCGTTACTCTGCTCTACACTTATCTGCGTGAATTCCCGGAATGGCGGATGATTATTTATTCCATCGTGCTGATCATGATGATGATTTTCCGTCCAAGCGGCCTGCTCGGCAAAACTAAACTCAATTTCGGCAAGCTCGGTAAAAAGGAGGCCAAAGCAAATGGCAGCATCGACAGCAGTACTCCTTGA
- a CDS encoding helix-turn-helix domain-containing protein, which produces MQTIYNRIEDLIKQRGITKKSFCEQLNISLGNFGDWRSGKSTPGTLHLINIAEFFHVSLDWLMLGKQTADKVREEGEAYLSAQTRQLSCQSEELLPKEQEFIKEYIAFTRYRRQMQEEENS; this is translated from the coding sequence ATGCAAACCATATATAACCGTATAGAAGATCTGATCAAGCAAAGGGGGATTACGAAAAAATCCTTTTGTGAGCAGCTCAATATCAGCTTAGGCAATTTTGGGGACTGGAGAAGCGGGAAGTCCACGCCGGGAACCCTTCATCTGATCAATATCGCTGAATTTTTCCATGTAAGCCTGGATTGGCTCATGCTTGGCAAACAGACTGCCGATAAGGTCCGTGAAGAAGGAGAGGCGTATTTGTCTGCCCAAACGCGGCAACTGAGTTGCCAAAGTGAAGAGTTGCTGCCCAAAGAGCAGGAGTTTATCAAGGAATACATAGCGTTCACCCGGTACCGCAGGCAGATGCAGGAAGAAGAAAATTCCTGA
- a CDS encoding ABC transporter ATP-binding protein, producing MAASTAVLLDVKGASRSFGGLKALSEVSLYINKGELIGLIGPNGAGKTTLFNLLTGVYPPSTGKILLNNESVGGMKPFKINHKGAARTFQNIRLFTAMTVLENVKIAFHQHARHSLFSSMLRLPKHFKGEEEITQKAMDILKIFNLADQAQETAGNLSYGNQRRLEIARALAAGPKLLLLDEPAAGMNPNETRDLMNLIAWIREEFDLTILLIEHDMSLVMGVCNRIYVLDRGVLIADGTPVEIRNNPKVIEAYLGQEA from the coding sequence ATGGCAGCATCGACAGCAGTACTCCTTGATGTCAAGGGAGCCAGCCGTTCCTTCGGAGGCCTCAAGGCGCTGAGTGAAGTTTCCCTTTATATTAACAAAGGGGAACTGATCGGTCTGATCGGACCGAACGGCGCCGGCAAAACAACACTGTTTAACCTGTTAACCGGGGTGTACCCGCCCTCTACCGGTAAGATTCTGCTCAATAATGAATCGGTAGGCGGCATGAAGCCTTTTAAAATCAATCACAAAGGTGCGGCGCGCACGTTCCAGAACATCCGGCTCTTTACGGCTATGACCGTATTGGAAAATGTCAAAATCGCCTTTCACCAGCATGCCAGACATTCCTTGTTCAGCTCTATGCTCCGTCTGCCGAAGCACTTCAAAGGTGAAGAGGAAATCACGCAGAAGGCGATGGATATTCTCAAAATTTTTAATCTCGCTGATCAGGCCCAGGAAACCGCCGGCAACCTCAGCTATGGTAATCAGCGCCGTCTGGAAATCGCCCGGGCGCTTGCTGCCGGACCCAAGCTGCTGCTGCTCGATGAACCGGCGGCTGGTATGAACCCGAATGAAACCCGGGACCTGATGAATCTGATTGCCTGGATCCGTGAAGAATTTGATCTGACCATTCTCCTGATCGAGCATGATATGTCGCTGGTGATGGGGGTTTGCAACCGGATCTATGTCCTGGACCGCGGAGTCCTTATCGCCGACGGAACGCCGGTGGAAATCCGGAACAATCCGAAGGTTATTGAAGCGTATTTGGGACAGGAGGCGTAA
- a CDS encoding ABC transporter substrate-binding protein, with protein MKKIGAIILSTVLTAVLAAGCGNNTENSTNSASGGNAAGDTIKIGANLELTGGQASFGDSASKGAQLAVAQINAAGGILGKQLELVIADNASKSEEATQAAQKLITNDKVVTIIGASTSTNTLGIVPVATEKKIPLVAVGATNPKVTVDERSGDVNEWVFRAAFIDPFQGEVMANFASNNLSAKTAVIYTDTSSDYSKGLQKFFEETFKANGGEILSQESYQQKDSDFKAVLTRIKAANPDVIYLPGYYEEVGKIVKQAREMGITVPFLGGDGWDSPQLAEIAGAAALENTFMSNHYSPEDTATEVTTFVDAYKEANGGAVPDGMAALGYDALKLVADAITRAGEADPAKIKDALAATKDLQLATGKITLNETHDPVKAAVVLKFVDGVQTFEAKVNP; from the coding sequence ATGAAAAAAATTGGGGCCATTATTTTGTCAACAGTACTGACTGCGGTATTAGCGGCAGGCTGCGGCAACAACACAGAGAACAGCACGAACTCTGCAAGCGGCGGAAATGCTGCCGGGGACACCATCAAAATCGGGGCCAACCTAGAGCTAACAGGCGGCCAGGCTTCTTTCGGCGACTCCGCATCCAAAGGTGCTCAATTGGCTGTAGCGCAGATCAATGCGGCGGGCGGTATTCTGGGCAAACAGCTTGAGCTGGTTATTGCCGACAATGCCTCGAAATCCGAGGAAGCAACACAGGCGGCACAGAAGCTGATCACCAACGATAAAGTAGTTACGATTATCGGCGCATCCACCTCCACGAATACACTGGGTATCGTTCCGGTTGCTACCGAGAAGAAGATTCCGCTTGTAGCTGTTGGTGCTACCAACCCTAAGGTTACTGTTGACGAGCGCAGCGGCGATGTGAACGAATGGGTATTCCGCGCAGCCTTTATCGATCCTTTCCAGGGTGAAGTTATGGCTAACTTTGCAAGCAACAACCTCAGTGCTAAAACAGCAGTAATTTATACCGATACTTCAAGTGACTACTCCAAGGGTCTGCAGAAATTTTTCGAGGAAACCTTCAAGGCTAATGGCGGGGAAATTCTGAGCCAGGAATCCTATCAGCAGAAAGACTCCGACTTCAAAGCGGTTCTGACCCGTATCAAAGCAGCTAATCCGGATGTTATCTATCTGCCGGGCTACTATGAAGAAGTAGGTAAAATCGTAAAACAGGCCCGTGAGATGGGTATCACTGTACCGTTCCTGGGCGGAGACGGCTGGGATTCCCCGCAGCTGGCTGAAATTGCCGGTGCCGCAGCACTTGAGAACACTTTTATGTCCAACCACTATTCACCTGAAGATACGGCTACAGAAGTAACTACATTCGTTGATGCTTACAAAGAAGCTAATGGCGGTGCAGTACCTGACGGTATGGCGGCTCTCGGTTATGATGCGCTTAAGCTGGTTGCCGATGCGATCACCCGTGCAGGCGAAGCTGACCCGGCGAAGATCAAGGATGCTCTGGCAGCAACGAAAGATCTGCAGCTGGCTACAGGTAAAATCACCCTGAACGAAACCCATGACCCGGTTAAAGCGGCTGTCGTGCTGAAATTCGTTGATGGTGTTCAGACTTTTGAAGCTAAAGTTAATCCTTAA